A stretch of Chloroflexota bacterium DNA encodes these proteins:
- a CDS encoding glycosyltransferase family 2 protein has protein sequence MHTLSIVIPAYNEEHGIAHIVERVLAVRPELANAGWDAELVVVDDGSRDHTADVVAGYPLVRLIRHPRNRGYGAAIKTGFRSSQSDYVAFLDADGTYPPESFPALCRAAQDADVVVGSRMSGARSDMPLTRRIGNTVFAMLLSLIGNVPVRDTASGQRIVRRSVLPRLYPLPDGLQFTPAMSTRAIHENLKIVEVPISYAERVGRSKLSVVRDGVRFTRAIVWTALAYNPVRILGIGALAALAVALLIGAYMLFLRLSGVTTLTASQVFLVFGAALLVVAGINLFSLGAMFNYLVALFHRQPVRQGLFGKPIFSPPLDYQFGWMGLAAIGLGTLMGTGAFIASFSGWEIERLWFYLLIGASLVIVGIQLAVAWVVMRVLEELAQRDADAQRDLIEPGITAAAEDPAA, from the coding sequence ATGCACACCTTATCGATTGTCATTCCAGCCTACAACGAGGAGCACGGCATCGCGCACATTGTCGAGCGCGTGCTGGCCGTACGCCCTGAGTTGGCCAACGCCGGTTGGGACGCCGAACTCGTCGTGGTGGACGACGGTTCACGTGACCACACCGCTGACGTCGTCGCTGGCTATCCCTTGGTGCGCCTGATCCGCCACCCGCGCAACCGCGGCTATGGCGCGGCCATCAAGACCGGTTTCCGCTCCAGCCAGAGCGACTACGTGGCGTTTCTCGACGCGGACGGCACCTACCCGCCGGAGAGCTTTCCCGCGTTGTGCCGCGCGGCGCAGGACGCCGACGTGGTCGTCGGATCGCGCATGAGCGGGGCGCGCAGCGACATGCCGCTGACGCGGCGCATCGGCAACACGGTCTTCGCCATGCTGCTGAGTCTGATCGGCAACGTGCCGGTGCGCGACACCGCCAGCGGTCAGCGGATCGTGCGACGCTCGGTGCTGCCGCGCCTGTACCCGCTGCCGGACGGCCTGCAGTTCACGCCGGCCATGAGCACGCGCGCAATCCACGAAAACCTCAAGATCGTTGAAGTGCCGATTTCATACGCTGAGCGCGTTGGACGCTCGAAGCTATCCGTGGTGCGCGACGGGGTGCGCTTCACCCGCGCCATTGTCTGGACGGCGCTCGCCTACAACCCGGTGCGCATCCTCGGCATCGGCGCGCTGGCGGCGCTCGCGGTCGCGCTACTGATCGGCGCGTATATGTTGTTCTTGCGCCTGAGCGGCGTCACGACGCTGACGGCGTCACAGGTGTTCCTGGTGTTCGGCGCGGCTCTGTTGGTGGTAGCGGGCATCAACCTCTTCTCGCTCGGCGCGATGTTCAACTACCTGGTTGCGCTCTTCCACCGCCAGCCGGTGCGGCAAGGGCTGTTCGGCAAGCCGATCTTCTCACCGCCGCTCGACTACCAGTTCGGGTGGATGGGGCTGGCGGCGATTGGCCTCGGCACGCTCATGGGTACCGGCGCGTTCATCGCCAGCTTCAGCGGATGGGAAATCGAGCGCCTCTGGTTCTACCTGCTTATCGGCGCGTCGCTGGTCATCGTCGGCATTCAACTGGCCGTCGCATGGGTCGTGATGCGCGTGCTGGAGGAACTGGCCCAGCGCGATGCCGACGCGCAGCGCGATCTGATTGAACCCGGCATCACCGCCGCAGCCGAAGACCCTGCGGCGTAG
- a CDS encoding acyltransferase: protein MALAGWVPTIAGIALRGLLYRFMLRMDGMAAIEAGVRLRFAGNIRLGRRVYLDEGVYIHACPAGVTIGDDTLVMHGSVLHVYNFRGIPQSGIRVGRHSLIGEYNVIRGQGGVTIGDRVYTSPHCQLIAVNHVFDDPARPFVEQGITAQGIVIEDDVWIGSGALILDGVRVGRGAVVAAGAVVTKDVPAHTVVGGVPARVIREIDGTSTVPDGVAVYSL from the coding sequence ATGGCGCTGGCCGGATGGGTGCCAACAATTGCCGGAATCGCTTTGCGCGGGCTGCTCTACCGCTTCATGCTGCGCATGGACGGCATGGCCGCCATCGAAGCGGGCGTGCGGCTGCGCTTTGCCGGCAACATCCGGCTGGGCCGGCGCGTGTACCTCGACGAGGGTGTGTATATTCATGCCTGCCCGGCCGGCGTCACGATCGGCGACGACACGCTGGTCATGCACGGCTCGGTGCTGCACGTATATAACTTCCGGGGCATACCGCAGTCGGGCATTCGTGTCGGACGCCACAGCCTCATCGGCGAGTATAATGTTATTCGCGGGCAGGGCGGCGTGACGATCGGCGACCGGGTCTATACGTCGCCGCACTGCCAGCTCATCGCCGTCAACCATGTCTTCGATGACCCGGCACGCCCGTTCGTCGAGCAGGGCATCACGGCGCAGGGAATCGTCATTGAGGACGATGTGTGGATCGGCAGTGGCGCGCTGATATTGGATGGCGTGCGCGTCGGACGCGGCGCGGTCGTCGCCGCCGGCGCAGTCGTCACCAAAGACGTGCCGGCGCATACCGTGGTCGGCGGCGTGCCGGCGCGGGTCATCCGGGAGATTGATGGGACCAGCACGGTGCCCGACGGGGTAGCCGTCTATTCGCTCTAA
- a CDS encoding exo-alpha-sialidase, giving the protein MTRSRWPALVLALFAIALAAGTVDAQDPAGVRWSQPLVISGNVPHSGRPAIVADAFGRVHIFWQAAYTPFPQNPEVGGSIIYYSQYDGARWTDPVDLFVSPGSYSLASNVVAVADDAGYVDAAWVGGGLLFFTRAPIDLATSARAWSPFIRIDDNVQTPYLATGRDGTLHLFYWNTGTTPGIYYTRSVDRGLHWTSPEPIWQRPVRGQVPGTADAIVVVQDPASGVLHAVWVDIFEPTLYYAQSTDQGLSWSRPVQLDERDPNSNLFGPLYPSIGVDARGSIVLLWTASHDKVSCARYGRTSTNGGQTWGARRRVLAPIEGCFFQTPFVADGSGVLQMATVGRDKGIVALYRSTWGNTDWMAPQTFLGVSIKDGDDWQQRGPDDLKLAIGLGNKMHAAWYTNDGRVWYATGESTARSIAARTVPTPLPTATRPSALATSVAPAPTRGPQFPADAVPAESRPGELPLYFGVVPVLALLLLVVVSRVMARGR; this is encoded by the coding sequence ATGACACGCTCTCGTTGGCCGGCGCTCGTGCTGGCACTGTTCGCGATAGCGCTCGCCGCCGGAACGGTGGACGCGCAGGATCCCGCCGGTGTGCGCTGGAGCCAGCCGCTGGTCATCTCAGGCAACGTGCCGCATTCCGGCCGGCCGGCCATTGTGGCCGACGCTTTCGGGAGGGTGCATATCTTCTGGCAGGCCGCGTACACGCCGTTCCCTCAGAACCCAGAGGTGGGCGGCAGCATCATCTACTACTCGCAGTATGACGGCGCGCGCTGGACCGATCCGGTGGATCTGTTTGTATCGCCCGGCAGTTATTCGCTGGCTTCCAATGTTGTGGCCGTGGCGGATGATGCAGGCTACGTGGACGCTGCGTGGGTGGGCGGCGGCCTGCTGTTTTTCACCCGCGCGCCCATAGACCTGGCAACCAGCGCGCGCGCGTGGTCGCCGTTCATCCGCATCGACGATAACGTGCAGACACCGTACCTGGCGACCGGCAGGGATGGCACGCTGCACCTCTTTTACTGGAACACGGGCACAACCCCCGGTATCTATTACACACGCTCAGTCGATCGCGGCCTGCACTGGACATCGCCCGAGCCGATCTGGCAGCGGCCGGTGCGCGGGCAGGTTCCCGGCACAGCCGACGCTATCGTGGTCGTGCAGGACCCGGCCAGCGGCGTGCTGCACGCGGTCTGGGTTGACATCTTCGAGCCAACCCTGTATTACGCGCAGTCGACAGATCAAGGACTGTCATGGTCGCGCCCGGTGCAACTCGATGAGCGCGATCCTAATTCCAACCTGTTCGGACCGCTGTATCCCAGCATCGGCGTCGACGCGCGCGGCAGTATAGTCCTACTCTGGACGGCGAGCCACGACAAGGTTTCGTGCGCCCGTTACGGGCGTACTTCGACCAACGGCGGGCAGACCTGGGGCGCACGGCGGCGCGTGCTGGCACCGATTGAAGGCTGCTTCTTCCAAACGCCATTTGTTGCAGACGGCTCCGGCGTCCTCCAGATGGCGACCGTGGGCCGCGACAAGGGCATCGTCGCACTATACCGCAGCACCTGGGGCAACACCGATTGGATGGCGCCCCAGACATTCCTCGGCGTGTCCATCAAAGATGGCGACGACTGGCAGCAACGCGGCCCCGATGATCTGAAGTTGGCGATCGGCCTCGGCAACAAGATGCATGCGGCATGGTACACGAATGACGGTCGGGTCTGGTACGCAACCGGCGAGAGTACAGCGCGCTCGATCGCGGCTCGGACCGTGCCGACACCCTTGCCAACGGCGACGCGGCCTTCCGCACTCGCCACAAGCGTCGCACCGGCACCCACACGCGGCCCGCAATTTCCGGCCGACGCCGTGCCGGCCGAATCGCGGCCGGGCGAATTGCCGCTCTATTTCGGCGTCGTGCCCGTGCTCGCGCTGCTCCTGCTCGTTGTGGTGAGCCGCGTCATGGCGCGCGGTCGCTGA
- a CDS encoding NAD-dependent epimerase/dehydratase family protein, with protein sequence MASELVLVTGGAGFIGSHLVDALIARGHRVRVLDNLEPQVHGEGGVRPDYLNPQVEYLWGDVRDRDTLRHALDGVEVVFHEAAMVGVGQSMYQIARYVSVNTLGTATLLDLLAAERGRVRKLIVASSMSIYGEGGYTCSTHGPITPPLRAAEQLARRDWEMRCPHCGAQASPTPTGEDKTLSANSIYAIAKKDQEEMCLCVGRAYGIPAVALRYFNTYGTRQALSNPYTGVAAIFSSRLLNGRAPQIFEDGLQTRDFVHVSDIVQANLLAMEHDAADYQSFNVGTGRSITIRAVAETVAAALGVEIAPEIVGKYREGDIRHCVADISRARELLGYAPRVTLEHGMRELAGWVRGQTAVDGSALAARELERRGLAR encoded by the coding sequence ATGGCATCGGAACTCGTATTAGTCACCGGCGGCGCCGGTTTCATCGGCTCGCACCTGGTTGACGCGCTCATCGCGCGCGGCCACCGCGTGCGCGTGCTGGATAACCTCGAACCGCAGGTCCACGGCGAAGGCGGCGTCCGGCCGGACTACCTCAACCCGCAGGTCGAGTACCTGTGGGGCGACGTGCGCGACCGCGACACGCTTCGGCATGCGCTCGACGGAGTCGAGGTCGTCTTTCACGAAGCGGCGATGGTCGGCGTCGGGCAGTCGATGTACCAGATTGCGCGCTACGTGTCGGTCAACACCCTCGGCACGGCGACGCTGTTGGATCTGCTGGCGGCCGAGCGCGGCCGCGTGCGCAAATTGATCGTCGCGTCGTCCATGTCGATCTACGGCGAAGGCGGTTACACCTGCTCCACGCATGGTCCGATCACGCCCCCACTGCGCGCGGCCGAGCAGTTGGCTCGACGCGACTGGGAGATGCGGTGTCCGCACTGCGGCGCTCAGGCGAGTCCCACACCGACCGGCGAGGACAAAACGCTGAGCGCGAATAGCATCTACGCGATTGCCAAAAAGGACCAGGAAGAGATGTGCCTGTGCGTGGGCCGCGCCTACGGCATACCGGCCGTCGCGCTGCGGTACTTCAACACGTACGGCACACGCCAGGCCCTATCGAACCCGTACACCGGCGTGGCCGCCATCTTCTCGTCGCGACTGCTCAACGGCCGCGCGCCACAGATTTTCGAAGACGGTCTCCAGACGCGCGATTTTGTGCATGTGAGCGACATCGTCCAGGCCAACCTGCTGGCGATGGAGCACGACGCGGCGGATTACCAATCATTCAACGTGGGTACCGGTCGGTCGATCACCATTCGGGCCGTGGCCGAGACCGTGGCGGCCGCGCTCGGCGTCGAGATCGCGCCGGAGATCGTCGGCAAGTATCGCGAAGGAGATATCCGGCACTGTGTGGCCGACATTTCGCGCGCGCGCGAACTGCTCGGCTATGCGCCGCGCGTGACGCTGGAGCACGGCATGCGCGAACTGGCCGGCTGGGTGCGCGGTCAGACGGCGGTCGACGGGTCCGCGCTCGCCGCGCGCGAACTGGAACGGCGAGGGTTGGCGCGATGA
- a CDS encoding O-antigen ligase family protein: MSRQPQSSEAPSLTVQLLPALDIGLAVLAGAIWYIRPQEGAWPLALIGVAWLLRTLAYGSPTRPTPFDLPMVIFLASAFASATVGYNQDPRWADGPTPLMWAWAKYWTLVAAVALFFAVANLRTPSAVRGAALGMFVLAVAISIYFVLTNDWGARGGKVDALSQIGAWLAEPAPEIAGRRLNPNVAGGIIALAVPFGIVVWIEARRRIALRILWSIALAIAGAGLLLSASRGAWLALAVALLGWALARQFSALRQNRSVVRAALLALTLICVGVVLGTAVDRGSFGSLPVAAPAGVSGFGSGSVIGRVTLWQGGIGLAQDYIFTGAGLGALPMQISAYALLLPVLYVPHVHNTFLNILIEQGLPGAVALIWLLLVAIVASWRATRNSGNTSADQSRRLMREAALVSLAVMLLHGLVDDVPFGSRGMLLLFVPLGMIAALHGGARSAFGRLPLRVIAIAAALLFVTALWQRDAIVATAYANLGALAQSRAELAGYRVPDRLPETLRREAPLDEAIAAYRQALALDPGNRTANQRMGMIALARGQYDAAMSYIEAAYRRDPANETLRMLMGDAALAAGRADDAYTFWVRAPDAPSRLELTASLRYDKLNDLERAAAARALAARIASERSKGH, encoded by the coding sequence GTGTCTCGACAACCCCAAAGCTCCGAAGCGCCTTCGCTGACCGTACAGTTGCTGCCTGCGCTGGACATCGGTCTCGCCGTACTGGCCGGCGCGATCTGGTACATCCGGCCGCAGGAAGGCGCCTGGCCGCTGGCGCTGATCGGCGTGGCGTGGCTGCTGCGCACCCTCGCGTACGGCAGCCCCACGCGCCCCACGCCCTTCGACCTGCCGATGGTCATCTTCCTGGCCAGCGCCTTCGCATCGGCCACGGTCGGGTACAACCAGGACCCGCGCTGGGCCGATGGGCCGACGCCGCTCATGTGGGCGTGGGCCAAATACTGGACGCTCGTCGCGGCGGTGGCGCTCTTTTTCGCGGTTGCCAACCTGCGCACGCCATCCGCCGTGCGCGGCGCCGCGCTCGGCATGTTCGTGCTGGCCGTCGCCATCAGTATCTACTTCGTGCTGACAAACGACTGGGGCGCGCGGGGCGGCAAGGTCGATGCGCTCTCGCAGATCGGCGCTTGGCTGGCTGAACCCGCGCCGGAGATCGCCGGCCGCCGCCTAAATCCCAATGTCGCAGGTGGCATTATTGCACTGGCCGTGCCATTCGGCATCGTGGTGTGGATCGAAGCGCGCCGCCGCATCGCGTTGCGTATCCTGTGGAGCATCGCTTTGGCGATCGCCGGCGCGGGCTTGTTGCTCTCGGCGTCGCGCGGGGCGTGGCTGGCGCTGGCTGTGGCCCTGCTTGGATGGGCGCTGGCACGGCAGTTCTCGGCGCTGCGGCAGAATCGCTCGGTCGTGCGCGCTGCCCTGCTCGCCTTGACGCTGATCTGCGTCGGCGTCGTGCTCGGCACGGCTGTTGACCGAGGCAGCTTCGGCAGCCTGCCCGTGGCGGCTCCGGCCGGCGTTTCGGGTTTCGGCAGCGGATCGGTCATCGGGCGCGTAACGCTCTGGCAAGGCGGCATCGGACTGGCGCAGGACTACATCTTCACCGGCGCAGGGCTGGGCGCGCTGCCGATGCAGATCTCTGCGTACGCTCTGTTGCTGCCCGTCCTGTATGTGCCTCACGTGCACAACACGTTCCTCAATATTCTCATCGAGCAGGGGCTGCCGGGCGCCGTGGCGTTGATCTGGCTCCTGCTTGTCGCCATAGTCGCCAGTTGGCGCGCCACGAGAAACTCCGGGAACACGTCCGCAGATCAATCACGCCGACTGATGCGGGAGGCCGCGTTGGTCAGCCTGGCCGTGATGCTGCTGCATGGGTTGGTGGACGATGTGCCGTTCGGCTCACGTGGCATGCTCTTGCTGTTTGTCCCGCTCGGCATGATCGCGGCTTTGCACGGCGGCGCCAGGTCAGCTTTCGGACGCCTGCCCCTGCGGGTGATTGCGATTGCCGCAGCGCTGCTATTCGTCACCGCCCTATGGCAGCGCGATGCCATAGTCGCCACCGCATACGCGAATCTCGGAGCGCTGGCCCAGTCACGCGCAGAACTGGCGGGCTATCGCGTTCCAGACCGGTTGCCGGAGACGCTCCGGCGCGAGGCCCCGCTCGATGAAGCGATTGCCGCCTACCGTCAGGCGCTGGCGCTCGATCCGGGCAACCGCACCGCCAATCAGCGCATGGGCATGATTGCGCTGGCACGCGGGCAATACGATGCCGCCATGAGCTACATCGAGGCCGCGTACCGCCGCGACCCGGCGAATGAAACACTCCGCATGTTGATGGGCGACGCCGCTCTGGCCGCCGGCCGGGCGGACGACGCGTACACATTCTGGGTGCGCGCGCCGGACGCGCCGTCGCGCCTTGAATTGACGGCATCACTGCGGTACGATAAACTCAATGATCTGGAGCGTGCCGCAGCGGCACGCGCGCTTGCGGCGCGCATCGCGTCAGAGCGTTCCAAGGGCCATTAG
- a CDS encoding radical SAM protein, whose amino-acid sequence MPESDTQINLGTRTREIVRAPKFPDAGAAVREHITARERPATAVDVLLVNPPAPDGGIWIRSQHRVGRKSRENMIWPQVSLAQMAALLAPDYTVAIIDAIAERMTWPQFEARLRAAMPKYYLTQVTAPTLQNDMYGVFLAKSLGARTMAMGTHVTPMWRETLEPYPALDFVLQGEPEMTLREVIDAFEGREPSSENIRRLLTGTGSNVPTQFVSQNGGDLSHIKGLGWRRGAEITLNTPRPFIPNLDDLPIPLHHLLPLDKYRMPMMKSAYTFIVSSRGCSAGCTYCIKHVSYQWTLRLRSPENIVKELWVLKKLGINYIHMYADLFTLSRNQVVELCRLIIDQKLDIKWTCNSRVDYVDAEMLSLMGRAGCWMISWGIESGNEAILHHARKGADPQKARRALTWARAAGIKNWGYFIIGLPGETELTIRESIEFSKQLPLDIALFHIAAPYPGTPFFFEVVRNGWFRPGTRWEEVDMDRSTVLDYPHLKAERLEYWQKRAFREWAYRPGPILTFLKGMNSWEGLKSALDIAFQHFTWASDTPLAGDSAT is encoded by the coding sequence ATGCCTGAATCTGATACACAAATCAATCTGGGCACGCGCACGCGCGAAATCGTGCGCGCGCCTAAGTTCCCGGACGCCGGCGCCGCCGTGCGCGAGCATATCACGGCGCGCGAGCGTCCCGCCACGGCCGTCGACGTGCTGCTCGTCAACCCGCCGGCGCCGGACGGCGGCATCTGGATTCGCAGCCAGCACCGTGTTGGGCGCAAGAGCCGCGAGAACATGATCTGGCCGCAGGTCTCGCTGGCGCAGATGGCCGCGCTGCTGGCGCCCGATTACACGGTCGCCATCATCGACGCCATCGCCGAGCGCATGACCTGGCCTCAGTTCGAGGCGCGTCTGCGCGCGGCGATGCCAAAGTACTACCTCACTCAGGTGACCGCGCCGACGCTGCAGAACGACATGTACGGCGTCTTCCTGGCCAAGTCGCTCGGCGCGCGGACGATGGCCATGGGCACGCATGTCACACCGATGTGGCGCGAAACGCTGGAGCCCTACCCGGCGCTCGACTTCGTGTTGCAGGGCGAGCCGGAGATGACCCTGCGCGAGGTGATCGACGCCTTCGAAGGGCGCGAGCCGTCCAGCGAGAACATCCGCCGCCTGCTGACCGGCACCGGCTCCAACGTGCCCACCCAGTTCGTCTCGCAGAACGGCGGGGACCTGTCACATATCAAGGGCCTGGGCTGGCGGCGCGGCGCGGAGATCACGCTCAATACCCCGCGCCCGTTCATCCCGAATCTGGACGACCTGCCGATCCCGCTGCATCACCTGCTCCCGCTGGACAAGTACCGCATGCCGATGATGAAGAGCGCGTACACGTTCATCGTCTCCTCGCGCGGGTGCAGCGCCGGCTGCACCTACTGCATCAAGCACGTCTCGTACCAGTGGACGCTGCGCCTGCGCTCGCCGGAGAATATCGTCAAAGAGCTGTGGGTGCTGAAGAAACTCGGCATCAACTACATCCACATGTACGCCGATCTGTTCACCCTGTCGCGCAACCAGGTGGTCGAGTTGTGCCGCTTGATCATCGACCAGAAACTGGACATCAAGTGGACGTGCAACAGCCGCGTGGATTATGTGGACGCGGAGATGTTGTCGCTGATGGGCCGCGCGGGCTGCTGGATGATCTCGTGGGGTATCGAGTCGGGCAACGAGGCGATCCTTCACCACGCGCGCAAGGGCGCCGACCCGCAAAAAGCGCGACGGGCGCTCACCTGGGCGCGCGCAGCCGGCATCAAGAACTGGGGCTACTTCATCATCGGCCTGCCCGGCGAAACGGAACTGACCATCCGTGAATCGATCGAGTTCTCCAAGCAGTTGCCGCTCGATATCGCCCTGTTCCATATCGCCGCGCCGTACCCCGGCACGCCGTTCTTCTTCGAGGTCGTAAGAAATGGCTGGTTCCGCCCCGGCACGCGCTGGGAAGAAGTCGATATGGATCGCTCGACCGTGCTCGACTATCCGCATCTGAAGGCCGAGCGGCTGGAGTACTGGCAGAAGCGCGCCTTCCGCGAGTGGGCCTATCGTCCCGGCCCGATTCTGACGTTCCTCAAGGGCATGAACTCATGGGAAGGGCTGAAATCGGCGCTCGATATCGCCTTCCAACACTTCACCTGGGCCAGCGATACGCCGCTCGCCGGCGACTCGGCTACGTGA